From a region of the Primulina eburnea isolate SZY01 chromosome 7, ASM2296580v1, whole genome shotgun sequence genome:
- the LOC140837117 gene encoding protein-tyrosine-phosphatase MKP1-like yields the protein MLGEEKDQGPNRIGKTYSRSISLIECPPKKSNSKPQWNSKARACLPPLQPLSITRPTSDEWPRAGLDDLGIWLNPPTPGARLGSITPRENSTMDQPPVEFEFMKDKLAYFDKECSRILDHVYLGSNAVAKNRTILRQNGITHVLNCVGFVCPEYFKNELVYMTLWLQDCPSEDITSILYDVFDYFEDVREQGGRVLVHCFQGVSRSASLVIAYLIWKKGQSFEGAFQHVKEARGVTNPNVGFACQLLQIEKQVHAASPAPVLRMYRMAPHSPYDPLHLVPKLLCESGPDRLDSRGSFIIHIPSALYVWIGKHCPPMMSSNAMAAASQVVRYESLKAPVIIVKEGEEPFEFSDAICHGKSSADGCRVKSSDERKLDEYDLDFEIFHRAHAGGVVPPFSEAGTETCLPSRKDDWNRLRKKAASDFLKESMSFIMDCGALQVHKELDVVNTGKEVLEDSVDACKEDFVSTGYLSIPSSCQCDSPDSFSSCVTSSPVWIEKTEFPDPLYDTSISRSPSFSLLDSFTFCLVSKSYSTSTSPSLSPSTSDSSSFTLSPSSSNSSDTSFVSAQTVAYELETRDYLNKSGSVEEIVGNMDENTHSLCNADSPQTDEAFSSNNTSRTRGLCSASEENFTILTSIDAASQVSENSARLLCSFAEDDAMSDVESNILNREASFKMVEEYPISDANSYVAED from the coding sequence ATGTTGGGGGAAGAAAAGGATCAGGGGCCTAACAGAATTGGGAAGACATACTCGCGTTCAATTTCGTTGATAGAGTGTCCACCAAAAAAGTCTAATTCTAAGCCACAATGGAACAGCAAGGCACGAGCTTGCTTGCCACCACTGCAACCTCTTTCTATTACTAGACCAACCAGTGATGAGTGGCCGAGAGCTGGGTTGGATGATCTTGGCATATGGTTAAATCCTCCAACTCCTGGTGCGAGGCTTGGATCAATAACACCCCGTGAAAATTCTACTATGGATCAACCACCAGttgaatttgaatttatgaAGGACAAGCTTGCCTATTTTGACAAGGAATGCTCAAGGATTCTGGATCATGTGTATTTAGGAAGCAATGCTGTTGCCAAGAATCGAACAATTCTCCGCCAGAATGGAATTACCCATGTGCTGAATTGTGTCGGATTTGTTTGCCCGGAATATTTTAAGAATGAGCTTGTATACATGACACTGTGGCTGCAGGACTGCCCGTCTGAGGATATTACCAGTATTCTCTATGATGTGTTTGATTATTTTGAAGATGTTCGAGAACAAGGTGGACGTGTCCTTGTTCACTGTTTCCAGGGTGTGTCTCGATCGGCATCTTTGGTAATTGCATATCTTATTTGGAAGAAGGGGCAGAGCTTTGAGGGTGCATTTCAGCATGTTAAAGAAGCGAGAGGAGTGACTAACCCGAATGTGGGATTTGCTTGTCAGCTTTTACAGATTGAAAAACAAGTACATGCTGCAAGCCCAGCCCCGGTGCTTAGGATGTATAGAATGGCGCCTCACTCACCTTATGATCCTCTTCATCTCGTTCCTAAATTGTTGTGTGAGTCGGGCCCTGACAGACTCGACTCTCGTGGCAGTTTCATTATTCACATTCCTTCCGCTTTATATGTATGGATTGGGAAACATTGTCCCCCTATGATGTCGAGTAATGCCATGGCTGCTGCCTCTCAAGTTGTTCGTTATGAAAGTCTCAAGGCTCCAGTCATAATTGTTAAAGAAGGTGAGGAGCCATTTGAATTTTCGGATGCTATCTGCCATGGAAAAAGTTCAGCAGATGGTTGTCGTGTAAAGTCCTCGGATGAAAGAAAGCTCGATGAGTACGATTTGGATTTCGAAATTTTTCACAGAGCGCATGCTGGTGGGGTTGTTCCACCTTTTTCTGAAGCAGGAACTGAGACATGTCTTCCTTCCCGTAAAGATGATTGGAACAGACTGAGAAAAAAAGCTGCCTCCGACTTTCTGAAAGAATCTATGTCTTTTATAATGGATTGTGGTGCCTTGCAAGTACACAAAGAACTAGATGTGGTGAATACTGGTAAAGAGGTTCTTGAAGATTCAGTTGATGCATGTAAAGAAGACTTTGTCTCTACTGGTTATCTTTCAATCCCCTCAAGTTGTCAGTGTGATTCACCTGATTCATTCAGTTCATGTGTAACTAGCAGTCCAGTTTGGATTGAGAAGACGGAATTTCCAGATCCGCTCTATGATACCTCAATCTCTCGGTCACCTTCATTCAGTTTACTAGATTCTTTTACGTTTTGTCTTGTTAGTAAATCATATTCCACTTCAACTTCGCCTTCACTCTCACCCTCAACCTCTGATTCAAGTTCCTTTACCCTCTCACCCTCGTCATCTAACTCATCTGACACATCTTTTGTATCTGCTCAGACAGTAGCATATGAACTCGAAACAAGAGATTACCTGAATAAGAGTGGTTCTGTAGAAGAAATTGTTGGGAATATGGACGAAAATACACATTCGCTTTGTAATGCTGATTCCCCTCAAACAGACGAGGCATTTTCTAGCAATAATACTTCAAGAACCAGAGGTTTGTGCTCGGCAAGTGAAGAAAACTTTACCATCTTGACCTCCATTGATGCGGCTTCTCAAGTTTCAGAAAACTCGGCAAGGCTTCTGTGTTCGTTTGCTGAAGATGATGCGATGAGTGATGTTGAAAGCAATATCCTAAATCGTGAGGCTTCCTTCAAGATGGTAGAAGAATATCCTATTTCAGATGCTAATAGCTATGTAGCTGAAGATTAG
- the LOC140837119 gene encoding uncharacterized protein isoform X1 yields MIMRRCIGSFLVTFLFSFLLQRVVIFGARFRDVKEQAWSPPRGWNSYDSFCWTVSEEEFLQNARLVAQRLRTHGYKYVVVDYLWYRRKVSGAGVDSLGFDVIDEWGRMIPDPDRWPSSRGGKGLSEVAKIVHGMGLKFGIHVMRGMSTQAFNANTPILDITTCKAYEENGRKWLAKDVGIKERACAWMQHGFMSVNVKSGAGRAFLRSLYQQYADWGVDFVKHDCVFGDDLDLDEISYVSEVLSGLDHSVLYSLSPGTSVTPAMAKSVNGLVNMYRITGDDWDTWGDVASHFDISREFSVANMIGAQGLHGKSWPDLDMLPLGWLTNAGSNEGPHRKCNLNIEEQRTQMTLWSMVKSPLMFGGDMRQLDDTTFKIITNPTLLEINSFSSNNKEFPYITSQNGLELKDHSSSETLTFGLTSCHDSKARGWSARATGLDLEQVCWKRNSSKGQNDPFCLYKKQPLLLPGVDMRYKHHYDGKVHLLETRRLESCLGASPNQKLTSKEFERGSFSTCRWDTNQMWQLNANGTLENSYSGLCASMNKIKVDSGTNGIRAWTASGRNGEIYVAFFNLNPSNVVMSMKISDLGKALPGKNFENAYALCKCREEWSGKDFFVVKESLSIEVVSHGCALFILNCS; encoded by the exons ATGATCATGAGGCGTTGTATTGGCTCGTTCCTTGTCACTTTCCTCTTCAGTTTCTTGCTTCAAAG GGTGGTGATCTTCGGTGCTCGATTTCGGGATGTGAAAGAGCAAGCTTGGTCGCCACCACGAGGCTGGAACTCATATGATTCATTTTGCTGGACAGTTTCTGAAGAAGAATTCCTTCAAAATGCTCGACTTGTTGCTCAACGTCTCCGTACTCATGGATATAAG TATGTAGTGGTGGATTATCTTTGGTATAGGAGGAAAGTAAGTGGTGCAGGTGTTGATTCTCTTGGATTCGATGTGATTGATGAATGGGGAAGGATGATTCCTGATCCGGATCGATGGCCTTCCTCCAGAGGCGGGAAAGGGTTGTCTGAGGTGGCTAAGATAGTTCATGGTATGGGTTTGAAATTTGGGATACATGTTATGAGAGGTATGAGTACGCAAGCATTCAATGCAAACACGCCAATCCTTGATATTACTACG TGCAAAGCTTATGAAGAAAATGGTCGGAAATGGCTGGCAAAAGACGTAGGCATCAAGGAGAGGGCTTGTGCATGGATGCAACATGGCTTCATGAGTGTCAATGTCAAGTCAGGAGCAGGAAGAGCATTCCTGAGATCTCTGTATCAGCAATATGCTGACTGGGGTGTCGATTTTG TGAAGCATGATTGTGTATTTGGTGACGACTTGGATCTAGATGAAATAAGTTATGTTTCAGAG GTGTTGTCTGGACTTGATCACTCAGTTCTCTATTCTCTGTCTCCTGGAACAAGTGTGACACCAGCTATGGCAAAGAGTGTGAACGGTCTTGTCAACATGTACAGGATTACAGGGGACGATTGGGATACGTGGGGAGATGTCGCTTCCCATTTTGATATATCTCG GGAGTTTTCTGTGGCTAATATGATCGGAGCCCAAGGGCTGCATGGAAAGTCGTGGCCGGACTTAGATATGCTACCATTGGGATGGCTTACAAATGCAG GGTCTAATGAAGGCCCTCATAGAAAGTGTAATCTTAATATAGAAGAACAAAGAACTCAG ATGACATTATGGTCTATGGTCAAGTCTCCTCTCATGTTTGGAGGTGATATGAGACAACTCGATGACACAACGTTCAAAATAATCACCAATCCTACTCTCCTAGAGATAAACTCATTCAGCTCGAACAACAAAGAG TTCCCTTATATAACGAGTCAAAATGGTTTGGAACTAAAGGATCACAGTTCATCAGAAACGCTTACATTTGGCCTCACTAGCTGCCATGATTCCAAAGCAAGAGGTTGGTCTGCTAGAGCTACTGGTCTCGATCTCGAACAAGTCTGCTGGAAAAGAAACTCGAGCAAAGGACAGAACGATCCCTTTTGTCTATACAAGAAACAGCCTCTTTTATTGCC AGGTGTAGACATGAGATACAAACACCATTATGATGGTAAAGTCCATTTATTGGAGACAAGGAGGTTAGAGTCCTGCCTCGGTGCGTCTCCAAATCAAAAGCTCACTTCCAAAGAATTCGAACGGGGCTCGTTTTCAACTTGCAGATGGGATACCAACCAG ATGTGGCAGTTGAACGCCAATGGCACCCTCGAGAATAGCTATTCTGGTTTATGTGCATCTATGAACAAAATCAAAG TTGATTCTGGTACTAACGGGATTCGAGCTTGGACTGCATCGGGCAGAAACG GAGAAATCTACGTCGCCTTTTTCAACTTGAACCCCTCTAATGTCGTGATGTCGATGAAGATTTCGGATTTGGGCAAGGCTTTACCTGGTAAAAATTTTGAGAATGCTTATGCTTTGTGTAAATGCAGAGAAGAATGGAGTGGAAAGGACTTTTTCGTTGTGAAAGAGTCATTGTCCATTGAAGTTGTTTCTCATGGATGCGCGCTTTTTATTCTAAATTGCTCTTAG
- the LOC140837119 gene encoding uncharacterized protein isoform X2, with protein sequence MIPDPDRWPSSRGGKGLSEVAKIVHGMGLKFGIHVMRGMSTQAFNANTPILDITTCKAYEENGRKWLAKDVGIKERACAWMQHGFMSVNVKSGAGRAFLRSLYQQYADWGVDFVKHDCVFGDDLDLDEISYVSEVLSGLDHSVLYSLSPGTSVTPAMAKSVNGLVNMYRITGDDWDTWGDVASHFDISREFSVANMIGAQGLHGKSWPDLDMLPLGWLTNAGSNEGPHRKCNLNIEEQRTQMTLWSMVKSPLMFGGDMRQLDDTTFKIITNPTLLEINSFSSNNKEFPYITSQNGLELKDHSSSETLTFGLTSCHDSKARGWSARATGLDLEQVCWKRNSSKGQNDPFCLYKKQPLLLPGVDMRYKHHYDGKVHLLETRRLESCLGASPNQKLTSKEFERGSFSTCRWDTNQMWQLNANGTLENSYSGLCASMNKIKVDSGTNGIRAWTASGRNGEIYVAFFNLNPSNVVMSMKISDLGKALPGKNFENAYALCKCREEWSGKDFFVVKESLSIEVVSHGCALFILNCS encoded by the exons ATGATTCCTGATCCGGATCGATGGCCTTCCTCCAGAGGCGGGAAAGGGTTGTCTGAGGTGGCTAAGATAGTTCATGGTATGGGTTTGAAATTTGGGATACATGTTATGAGAGGTATGAGTACGCAAGCATTCAATGCAAACACGCCAATCCTTGATATTACTACG TGCAAAGCTTATGAAGAAAATGGTCGGAAATGGCTGGCAAAAGACGTAGGCATCAAGGAGAGGGCTTGTGCATGGATGCAACATGGCTTCATGAGTGTCAATGTCAAGTCAGGAGCAGGAAGAGCATTCCTGAGATCTCTGTATCAGCAATATGCTGACTGGGGTGTCGATTTTG TGAAGCATGATTGTGTATTTGGTGACGACTTGGATCTAGATGAAATAAGTTATGTTTCAGAG GTGTTGTCTGGACTTGATCACTCAGTTCTCTATTCTCTGTCTCCTGGAACAAGTGTGACACCAGCTATGGCAAAGAGTGTGAACGGTCTTGTCAACATGTACAGGATTACAGGGGACGATTGGGATACGTGGGGAGATGTCGCTTCCCATTTTGATATATCTCG GGAGTTTTCTGTGGCTAATATGATCGGAGCCCAAGGGCTGCATGGAAAGTCGTGGCCGGACTTAGATATGCTACCATTGGGATGGCTTACAAATGCAG GGTCTAATGAAGGCCCTCATAGAAAGTGTAATCTTAATATAGAAGAACAAAGAACTCAG ATGACATTATGGTCTATGGTCAAGTCTCCTCTCATGTTTGGAGGTGATATGAGACAACTCGATGACACAACGTTCAAAATAATCACCAATCCTACTCTCCTAGAGATAAACTCATTCAGCTCGAACAACAAAGAG TTCCCTTATATAACGAGTCAAAATGGTTTGGAACTAAAGGATCACAGTTCATCAGAAACGCTTACATTTGGCCTCACTAGCTGCCATGATTCCAAAGCAAGAGGTTGGTCTGCTAGAGCTACTGGTCTCGATCTCGAACAAGTCTGCTGGAAAAGAAACTCGAGCAAAGGACAGAACGATCCCTTTTGTCTATACAAGAAACAGCCTCTTTTATTGCC AGGTGTAGACATGAGATACAAACACCATTATGATGGTAAAGTCCATTTATTGGAGACAAGGAGGTTAGAGTCCTGCCTCGGTGCGTCTCCAAATCAAAAGCTCACTTCCAAAGAATTCGAACGGGGCTCGTTTTCAACTTGCAGATGGGATACCAACCAG ATGTGGCAGTTGAACGCCAATGGCACCCTCGAGAATAGCTATTCTGGTTTATGTGCATCTATGAACAAAATCAAAG TTGATTCTGGTACTAACGGGATTCGAGCTTGGACTGCATCGGGCAGAAACG GAGAAATCTACGTCGCCTTTTTCAACTTGAACCCCTCTAATGTCGTGATGTCGATGAAGATTTCGGATTTGGGCAAGGCTTTACCTGGTAAAAATTTTGAGAATGCTTATGCTTTGTGTAAATGCAGAGAAGAATGGAGTGGAAAGGACTTTTTCGTTGTGAAAGAGTCATTGTCCATTGAAGTTGTTTCTCATGGATGCGCGCTTTTTATTCTAAATTGCTCTTAG
- the LOC140835663 gene encoding sufE-like protein 2, chloroplastic, which produces MGSTAQGFFCVNPRIPLQVVLTNFTKISSENPRISRCNFHTVSRKRKPRVLSASRLTKGGPHSLQTASVFEKVRSLNFEFKSLPEPLDRVKRLLHYATLLLPLDESSRIQENLVTGCTAQVWLEVKMDQNGLMRCRVDSDSEIAKGFCSCLIWLLDGAHPDEVLCVKTEDLVEMNVGLPSRMSRVNAWHNVLISIQRRTKDLVKERDSKDQLLDEAFSSSVMVNGNCKETIAH; this is translated from the coding sequence ATGGGCTCTACAGCGCAAGGTTTCTTCTGCGTAAATCCACGGATCCCCCTTCAAGTTGTTCTAACCAACTTCACAAAGATTAGTTCCGAAAACCCAAGAATTTCCCGGTGTAACTTCCACACCGTGTCAAGAAAACGAAAACCACGAGTTCTTTCGGCCTCTCGTTTGACGAAAGGCGGACCTCACAGCTTACAAACCGCGAGTGTGTTTGAAAAGGTGCGAAGTTTGAATTTCGAGTTCAAATCATTGCCCGAGCCCTTGGACAGAGTCAAGAGACTGCTGCACTACGCCACTCTTCTTCTCCCGCTCGACGAGTCTTCAAGAATCCAAGAAAATCTGGTGACGGGTTGCACGGCGCAAGTGTGGCTGGAGGTGAAGATGGATCAAAACGGGCTGATGAGATGCAGGGTGGACAGTGATTCCGAGATAGCCAAAGGGTTCTGTTCTTGCTTGATTTGGCTGCTCGATGGCGCGCATCCCGACGAGGTTTTGTGCGTGAAAACCGAGGATTTGGTGGAAATGAACGTGGGGTTACCGAGTCGTATGTCAAGAGTAAATGCTTGGCATAATGTGCTAATCAGTATACAGAGAAGGACTAAAGATTTGGTGAAGGAGAGGGACAGCAAAGATCAGTTATTGGATGAAgctttttcttcttcagttatgGTCAACGGAAATTGCAAAGAAACTATTGCTCATTAA
- the LOC140837120 gene encoding eukaryotic translation initiation factor 4B2-like, with amino-acid sequence MSKSPWGNIGAWAAEAEREEAEEREAAQKASAIFSAGQPAGGAGFPSLKDAVSNKQKKKTKMTLQEFTMQSSYGAGSGTSRGLTHEEMIRLPTGPKERSAEEMQYGRLGGGFSNYGNRPGSIGSGPRMDRGRDYEGGGRSYGFEDENLRGRNQARVSDFNPVQQPSRADGVDNWASMKKSLPDYHSGATHSVGKYSSLGGNTGGGGSRADDVDSWASMKKPISLSQQQQSRSSSFGSGFSRPDTERWTRNEAHRLVLESPKDEAEVVTKANKPNPFGTARPREEVLAVKGLDWKKLDMDLEVKKQPHSTSGSRPASSHSSRPQSSHSSRSEVPESLLPGMAEGTVKQKPKVNPFGDAKPREVLLEEKGLDWKKIDLDLEHRRIDRPQTEEEKNLKEKIEQLTNELQQKLGKDQTGVSEIILQKQQELDLLVRQLDDRVRYSQKGFERHGSGAGRGAGFHDRPPSRPGAPDAGAGLHDRPLTMRDAYEEHRTGYPQRPHSRPGLFEDSRASYTDRAPPQAGTYEDPRVGYSERPPSRPGAYEDPHSGFSERPHSRSGVYENPRVGNPERASFTPGPYQEQRTIEYGEGPRSHGTMNSWGRPRDDRRATQGGGGRGFLGNRDVERSGSRW; translated from the exons ATGTCGAAATCGCCATGGGGGAACATCGGTGCTTGGGCCGCCGAGGCCGAACGGGAGGAGGCGGAGGAGCGCGAGGCCGCCCAGAAGGCCTCCGCTATCTTTTCGGCGGGGCAGCCGGCAGGGGGCGCCGGCTTCCCCAGTCTGAAGGATGCTGTCAGCAACAAGCAGAAGAAGAAGACCAAGATGACCTTGCAAGAGTTCACGATGCAGTCTAGCTACGGCGCCGGCTCCGGTACCAGCCGCGGATTGACTCATGAGGAAATGATCCGGCTCCCAACGGGGCCGAAGGAGCGCTCCGCGGAGGAAATGCAATACGGAAGATTGGGTGGTGGGTTTTCAAACTACGGGAACCGGCCGGGGTCTATTGGATCTGGGCCGAGAATGGATCGTGGACGAGATTATGAGGGCGGTGGGAGATCTTATGGATTCGAGGACGAGAATCTGAGGGGACGGAATCAAGCTAGGGTTTCGGATTTCAATCCCGTGCAACAGCCCTCGCGAGCTGATGGGGTTGACAATTGGGCTTCGATGAAAAAATCCCTGCCCGATTACCATTCGGGTGCAACTCATTCCGTAGGTAAGTACAGTTCTCTGGGCGGAAATACGGGTGGTGGCGGGTCACGTGCCGATGATGTTGATAGTTGGGCTTCTATGAAGAAGCCCATTTCTCTATCCCAACAACAGCAATCTAGATCATCGAGTTTCGGATCAGGCTTCTCGAGGCCTGACACCGAACGTTGGACGCGGAATGAAGCGCATAGGTTGGTCTTGGAATCTCCAAAAGATGAGGCAGAGGTGGTGACGAAAGCTAATAAACCAAACCCGTTTGGCACGGCGAGACCTAGGGAAGAGGTGTTGGCGGTGAAAGGATTGGATTGGAAGAAACTGGATATGGATTTGGAAGTGAAGAAGCAGCCGCATTCCACTAGCGGAAGCAGGCCAGCTAGTTCTCATTCAAGTAGGCCTCAAAGCTCGCATTCAAGCAGGTCTGAAGTGCCGGAGTCGCTGTTGCCGGGAATGGCTGAAGGGACGGTGAAGCAGAAACCAAAGGTGAACCCATTTGGGGATGCGAAGCCCAGAGAAGTTTTGCTTGAGGAGAAAGGCTTGGATTGGAAGAAGATTGACCTTGACTTGGAGCATCGACGAATTGATAG GCCtcaaactgaagaagaaaagaattTGAAGGAAAAAATTGAGCAGTTGACTAACGAATTGCAACAAAAATTGGGGAAAGATCAAACTGGTGTGAGTGAAATCATACTTCAAAAGCAGCAGGAATTGGACCTTCTGGTCCGTCAATTGGATGACAGAGTTCGTTATAGTCAGAAAGGCTTTGAGAGGCATGGTTCTGGAGCTGGTAGAGGTGCTGGATTTCATGATCGGCCTCCTTCTCGGCCTGGAGCACCTGATGCAGGTGCTGGTCTCCATGATCGACCTCTTACAATGCGTGACGCGTACGAGGAACACAGAACTGGCTACCCTCAGAGACCTCATTCTCGGCCTGGTTTGTTTGAGGATTCTAGAGCTAGCTATACGGATAGAGCTCCACCACAGGCAGGAACATACGAAGACCCCAGAGTTGGATATTCTGAGAGACCTCCTTCCCGGCCTGGAGCATACGAAGACCCTCATTCTGGCTTTTCTGAAAGACCCCATTCCAGGTCTGGAGTCTATGAAAATCCTAGAGTTGGCAATCCCGAGAGAGCTTCCTTCACTCCTGGACCATATCAAGAGCAAAGAACTATTGAGTATGGTGAGGGACCTCGTTCACATGGCACCATGAATTCGTGGGGAAGGCCGAGGGATGACAGAAGGGCTACACAAGGTGGTGGTGGAAGAGGATTTTTGGGCAACAGAGATGTGGAGAG GTCGGGATCAAGGTGGTGA